The following coding sequences are from one Chloroflexota bacterium window:
- a CDS encoding TlyA family RNA methyltransferase: MEKERLDVLLFKRGLVESREQGRRLIMAGQVYVNGELIDKPAARVSLSATISIEQLPAYVSRGGIKLEAALTAFDVDVHGLVVADIGASTGGFTDCLLQHGAARVYAIDVGYGQLAWRLRQDPRVVVMERVNVRYLSELPEPIDLATIDVSFISLKLVLPVVMRLLKPGGQVIALIKPQFEAGRKQVGKGGVVKDPAVHRSVLYDILSWAVQRGLQARGVIASPLRGPAGNIEFLAHFVLCTEEAQPHLEKLVEDCLASLQQGGK; this comes from the coding sequence GTGGAGAAAGAGCGACTCGATGTCCTGCTTTTCAAACGAGGGCTAGTCGAGAGCCGGGAGCAAGGCCGCCGGCTGATCATGGCTGGACAAGTATACGTCAATGGTGAGCTCATTGACAAGCCAGCCGCTCGTGTCTCTTTGTCCGCAACGATAAGCATTGAGCAGCTACCAGCCTATGTTAGCCGAGGAGGGATAAAACTTGAGGCTGCTCTGACCGCCTTTGATGTTGATGTGCATGGCCTAGTGGTGGCGGATATAGGAGCATCCACAGGCGGCTTCACTGATTGCCTCCTTCAACACGGCGCGGCGCGAGTGTATGCAATCGATGTCGGCTATGGGCAATTGGCTTGGCGATTACGGCAGGATCCAAGAGTTGTGGTTATGGAGCGCGTCAATGTACGCTACCTGAGTGAGTTGCCTGAACCAATTGACCTCGCGACAATTGATGTGTCCTTTATCTCGCTAAAATTGGTTTTGCCTGTGGTGATGCGATTGCTCAAGCCAGGCGGCCAGGTTATCGCTCTGATCAAGCCACAGTTCGAGGCTGGCCGTAAGCAGGTGGGCAAAGGAGGCGTAGTGAAAGATCCTGCCGTGCATCGCTCGGTGCTGTATGACATCCTGAGCTGGGCAGTTCAGAGAGGCTTGCAAGCCCGCGGCGTGATAGCCTCTCCGTTGCGTGGACCGGCCGGAAACATAGAGTTTCTCGCCCATTTTGTGCTCTGTACGGAGGAAGCACAGCCACATCTTGAAAAACTTGTTGAGGATTGTCTCGCTTCGCTCCAGCAAGGTGGAAAATGA
- a CDS encoding decaprenyl-phosphate phosphoribosyltransferase yields the protein MRLKTLVALFKAMRPKQWTKNIFVLAALVFDGKLFVSEFLLKSLVAFGLFCAISSAVYLINDLSDIERDRQHPMKRNRPLPSGQLAPGLALTVAVLLVATSMPIAYWLEPLFAAIAGTYLITMILYSFWLKNIVIIDVLTVAAGFVLRVAAGVVIVRTARFSPWLYLCMVLLALFIAISKRRHELVLLNENANEHRSIFNEYSLPLLDDMIRMVTACTAMAYSLYTFSAAGLPPNHAMMLTIPFVLYGLFRYMYLVHIKGEGGEPEDLLLKDRPLLLAVVLWGLAVIIILYIH from the coding sequence ATGCGATTGAAAACGCTCGTCGCACTATTTAAGGCAATGCGACCCAAACAATGGACCAAAAATATATTCGTTCTGGCAGCGCTTGTCTTTGACGGTAAGTTGTTTGTATCCGAATTTCTTCTCAAATCACTAGTGGCCTTTGGCCTCTTCTGTGCCATTAGCAGCGCAGTGTACCTCATCAATGACTTGTCAGATATAGAAAGGGATCGCCAGCATCCGATGAAACGCAATCGCCCTTTGCCATCTGGACAACTGGCTCCTGGTTTGGCTTTAACTGTGGCTGTGCTGCTTGTTGCTACCTCCATGCCGATCGCCTATTGGCTTGAGCCGCTATTTGCAGCGATCGCAGGAACTTACCTGATCACCATGATCCTTTACTCTTTCTGGCTGAAGAACATCGTCATTATTGACGTACTCACAGTTGCAGCAGGCTTTGTCCTGCGTGTGGCAGCCGGTGTCGTGATCGTGAGGACGGCGCGGTTCTCGCCGTGGCTCTATCTCTGCATGGTGCTTCTCGCCTTGTTCATTGCGATCAGCAAAAGGCGCCATGAGCTGGTACTGCTCAATGAGAATGCAAACGAACATCGCAGCATATTCAACGAATACAGCCTGCCCTTGTTGGATGATATGATCCGAATGGTCACAGCCTGCACTGCCATGGCCTATTCCTTGTACACCTTTTCCGCCGCCGGCTTGCCTCCCAATCATGCCATGATGTTGACCATTCCCTTCGTTTTGTATGGGCTATTCCGTTACATGTACCTTGTCCACATCAAAGGAGAAGGAGGCGAACCCGAGGACTTGTTGCTCAAGGATCGGCCTCTTCTCTTGGCAGTTGTTCTCTGGGGATTAGCAGTCATCATCATCCTGTATATCCACTAA